In Streptomyces sp. Li-HN-5-11, the sequence ACGGACGCCTCTACGACACCGTCACCGACACGCTTACCCGCCTGGGCTGGACGAGCCTGACGATCGTCCGCGGACGACAGGAACGGGACGAAGCGCCGAAGGACCGTCAGGTCCTGCGCAGCACCGTCCTTCACGTCAGTCCCGACTCCCTTCGGTGGGCGCAGTGGGTCTTGCCGGACGAGCCGTTCCACTTGGGGAACCTGCCGATCGCCTGGCAGATCTCCGCTCGTAGGGACACGAGCAGCCCGCTCGCCCAGTGGTCGGCCTATTTCACCCCCGATGTCCCCGGGGAGGTCCTCGCCGACTTCCTCGCCGCGCTCGACGACCGGGAGCAGCCCGCCGTGCCGTTCGGCGGCCCCGAGCTGGTCCTCGACGCCGTTACGGCGCACGGTTGGCTTCGCGACATCGACCAGCCCACCGCGGGGGCGATGGACCCGACGTTCGCCTCCCACATCCGCCTCGGCGAAGTGCCTCCTCTCATTCAGGACGCCGACCCGCTCGTCCTGGTCGCCGAGGCTGACGAGGCGCTCCTAGCCGGGTGGCAGGCGTGGGCCGAGCCGATGCTCGGCGCAGGCTACTTGTGGGCGGCTTCCTTCAGCACCAGCGTGCCGCACG encodes:
- a CDS encoding DUF317 domain-containing protein, producing METPLHPDFPFGPHTPTSVPSAYWVGPRHLAGDDGRLYDTVTDTLTRLGWTSLTIVRGRQERDEAPKDRQVLRSTVLHVSPDSLRWAQWVLPDEPFHLGNLPIAWQISARRDTSSPLAQWSAYFTPDVPGEVLADFLAALDDREQPAVPFGGPELVLDAVTAHGWLRDIDQPTAGAMDPTFASHIRLGEVPPLIQDADPLVLVAEADEALLAGWQAWAEPMLGAGYLWAASFSTSVPHDLVAAFADSLSSSAPVLRRVLPESTRDRLLRAPAS